One Chromobacterium paludis genomic window carries:
- a CDS encoding DMT family transporter, with protein sequence MSVHSLRRGYLAAFGAVAIWTGFNIVSRLAGKGALAGTDVLALRVGTAALALLFAGGLPAGALRDARIWLLTLLGGLGVSIFAYCGFKYAPAAHGGLLLPGLQPFLAAVFAWLFAGEALQRHKLPGYALIALGLAISAMPMFGAAGGHTLPGDLLLLLSSLSWASFGVLARRWGFQPWPLTRAITIMAALLYLPIYVLFLPKHLAEASWGALAFQAVYQGVGAAICAMLLYLRASAILGTVRVSALFALIPILAGLLAVPILGEPLTGYLAAGLVCVSLGAWLAAREGKPTATAARLSPGLNRA encoded by the coding sequence ATGTCCGTTCACTCTTTGCGCCGGGGCTATCTGGCGGCCTTCGGCGCCGTCGCCATCTGGACCGGCTTCAACATCGTGTCGCGCCTGGCGGGAAAGGGCGCGCTGGCCGGCACCGATGTGCTGGCGCTGCGCGTGGGCACGGCGGCGTTGGCCTTGCTGTTTGCCGGCGGCCTGCCGGCAGGCGCGCTGCGCGACGCCAGGATCTGGCTGCTGACCTTGCTGGGCGGCCTGGGCGTCAGCATCTTCGCCTATTGCGGCTTCAAATACGCGCCGGCGGCGCATGGCGGCTTGCTGCTGCCGGGGCTGCAGCCCTTTTTGGCGGCGGTGTTCGCTTGGCTGTTCGCCGGCGAGGCCTTGCAGCGCCATAAGCTGCCGGGCTATGCCTTGATCGCGCTGGGCCTGGCCATCAGCGCCATGCCGATGTTCGGCGCGGCCGGCGGCCATACCCTGCCGGGCGACCTGCTCTTGCTGCTGTCCTCGCTGAGCTGGGCCAGTTTCGGCGTGCTGGCGCGGCGCTGGGGCTTCCAGCCCTGGCCGCTGACGCGCGCCATCACCATCATGGCGGCCCTGCTCTACCTGCCTATCTATGTCTTGTTCCTGCCCAAGCATCTGGCGGAGGCGTCCTGGGGCGCGCTGGCCTTCCAGGCCGTGTACCAAGGCGTGGGCGCGGCCATCTGCGCCATGCTGCTGTATCTGCGCGCCAGCGCCATCCTGGGCACGGTGCGCGTCAGCGCCCTGTTCGCCTTGATCCCGATTCTGGCCGGCCTGCTGGCGGTGCCGATTCTGGGCGAACCGTTGACCGGCTACTTGGCCGCGGGCCTGGTTTGCGTCAGCCTGGGCGCCTGGCTGGCGGCGCGGGAGGGCAAGCCGACGGCCACGGCTGCCCGCTTGTCGCCGGGGCTGAATCGCGCTTAG
- a CDS encoding DUF2145 domain-containing protein, translated as MFKANVAFDDHPNELRFADRIQTVSVDSIIHFLDGREEGWKVEEIAGPQARRY; from the coding sequence ATGTTCAAGGCCAACGTCGCCTTCGACGACCATCCCAACGAGCTGCGCTTCGCCGACCGCATCCAGACGGTGTCGGTCGACTCCATCATCCACTTCCTGGATGGCCGCGAGGAAGGCTGGAAAGTGGAAGAGATCGCCGGCCCCCAAGCCAGACGCTACTGA
- a CDS encoding DEAD/DEAH box helicase, whose product MSLSETLRLIWRLRLAESGVQLQPLLQSAGPEGWSRGRACSLTSLLNEARAAVAERDLPLLRRLLHWLEQHGGDAGLIDAAPLLPVLIDHPLLFDADAPARRLRVEAGQAALQLERVGAELRLKLLPEGLASCGGLLWQRPQPERVLVYQLTDELTALADLVGNGLTVPWQARQRVLEAIREVAPGLPLVDASPQFDPAQPCEPADPTLYALLTRQPEGLRLQLKVKPHPAAAWSAPGRGAAGLVLDIDGAYRQFARDLAEEARRLRALREACPAIARGQRDGDGWLFTDQHSALSLLSQLQAAGEARVACLWPQGDKIRLAAAEGMPQLKLKVKRRGGWLQAEGELELDDGRILTLRHLLAALANQKGKYLQLSDGDWLALSSSLQQRLGELARMVDHAGPDGLAISPLAGPRLQALGEEAGQFDGDAGWQRQASRWREATAFEPQVPPTLQATLRPYQLQGFAWMARLAHWGVGACLADDMGLGKTVQTLALLLTRAQLGPQLAVAPTSVALNWLAEAARFAPSLRLRAYHQQRRLDDIGPGDLVVVSYGLLQREAEAFGEVHWASVVLDEAQAIKNPQSQRAQVAQSLRADFRLAASGTPVENHLGELWSLFRFIAPGLLGNLAQFEQRYAQPIADGDETARAQLKALIQPYLLRRTKREVLTELPPKTEATRLIELSEQERHVYEAMRQEALARVAEADPAAGGQTMQALAELTRLRRFCCHPKLVQPDSALPASKLAAFAEICEELLDNGHKALVFSQFVDHLALVAEHLKQQGVRFHYLDGSTPAKQRKASMDAFQAGDGDLFLISLKAGGTGLNLTAADYVIHLDPWWNPAVEDQASDRAYRMGQQRPVTVYRLVAAGTIEEKIVELHRDKRALADSLLAGGDASARLDGEALLALLRGVGG is encoded by the coding sequence GTGAGTTTGAGCGAAACCCTGCGCCTGATCTGGCGCCTGCGCCTGGCCGAATCCGGCGTCCAGTTGCAGCCGCTGCTGCAAAGCGCCGGCCCGGAGGGCTGGAGCCGCGGCCGCGCCTGCTCGCTGACTTCACTGTTGAACGAAGCGCGCGCCGCCGTAGCCGAACGCGACTTGCCCTTGCTGCGCCGCCTGCTCCACTGGCTGGAACAGCACGGTGGCGACGCCGGCTTGATCGACGCCGCGCCGCTGTTGCCGGTTTTGATAGACCACCCGCTGCTGTTCGACGCCGACGCGCCGGCGCGGCGCCTCCGCGTCGAGGCCGGCCAGGCCGCGCTGCAGCTGGAGCGCGTCGGCGCGGAGCTGCGCTTGAAGCTGCTGCCCGAGGGCCTGGCCAGCTGCGGCGGCCTGTTGTGGCAGCGGCCGCAGCCGGAGCGGGTATTGGTCTATCAACTGACCGACGAGCTGACGGCGCTGGCCGACCTGGTGGGCAATGGCCTGACCGTGCCCTGGCAGGCGCGGCAGCGCGTGCTGGAGGCGATACGCGAGGTCGCGCCCGGCCTGCCGCTGGTGGACGCCAGCCCGCAATTCGATCCCGCCCAGCCCTGCGAACCCGCCGATCCGACGCTGTACGCCTTGCTGACCCGCCAGCCGGAAGGCCTGCGCCTGCAGCTCAAGGTCAAGCCGCACCCGGCCGCCGCCTGGAGCGCGCCGGGCCGCGGCGCGGCCGGCCTGGTGCTGGACATAGACGGCGCCTACCGCCAGTTCGCGCGCGATCTGGCCGAGGAGGCGCGCCGGCTGCGCGCGCTGCGCGAGGCTTGCCCGGCCATCGCGCGCGGCCAGCGCGACGGCGACGGCTGGCTGTTCACCGACCAGCACTCGGCGCTGTCTCTGCTATCGCAATTGCAGGCGGCCGGCGAGGCGCGCGTGGCCTGCCTATGGCCGCAGGGCGACAAGATCCGCCTGGCCGCCGCCGAGGGCATGCCGCAGCTGAAACTGAAAGTGAAGCGGCGCGGCGGCTGGCTGCAAGCCGAGGGCGAGCTGGAGCTGGACGACGGCCGCATTCTGACCCTGCGCCACCTGTTGGCGGCGCTGGCAAATCAGAAGGGCAAGTATCTGCAGCTGTCCGACGGCGACTGGCTGGCCTTGTCCAGCAGCCTGCAACAGCGGCTCGGCGAGTTGGCCAGGATGGTGGACCACGCTGGCCCGGACGGGCTGGCCATCAGTCCGCTGGCCGGCCCGCGCCTGCAGGCGCTGGGCGAGGAGGCCGGCCAGTTCGACGGCGACGCCGGCTGGCAGCGGCAGGCTTCGCGCTGGCGCGAGGCGACGGCGTTCGAACCGCAAGTGCCGCCCACGCTCCAGGCCACTTTGCGGCCTTACCAGTTACAGGGTTTCGCCTGGATGGCGCGGCTGGCGCACTGGGGCGTGGGGGCCTGCCTGGCCGACGACATGGGCCTGGGCAAGACGGTGCAGACGCTGGCGCTGCTGCTGACCCGCGCCCAACTGGGCCCGCAACTGGCGGTGGCGCCCACCTCGGTCGCGCTGAACTGGCTGGCCGAAGCCGCCCGCTTCGCGCCCAGCCTGCGCCTGCGCGCCTACCACCAGCAGCGCCGGCTGGACGATATCGGCCCCGGCGACCTGGTGGTGGTCAGCTACGGCCTGCTGCAGCGCGAGGCCGAGGCGTTCGGCGAGGTGCATTGGGCATCCGTGGTGCTGGACGAGGCGCAGGCGATCAAGAACCCGCAGAGCCAGCGCGCCCAGGTGGCGCAAAGCCTGCGCGCCGATTTCCGCCTGGCGGCCAGCGGCACGCCGGTGGAAAACCATCTGGGCGAGCTGTGGAGCCTGTTCCGCTTCATCGCGCCGGGATTGCTGGGTAATCTGGCGCAGTTCGAGCAGCGCTACGCCCAGCCGATAGCCGATGGCGACGAGACCGCGCGCGCGCAGTTGAAGGCGCTGATCCAGCCTTATCTATTGCGCCGAACCAAGCGCGAGGTGCTGACCGAGCTGCCGCCCAAGACCGAGGCCACGCGCCTGATCGAGCTATCCGAGCAGGAGCGCCACGTCTACGAGGCGATGCGGCAGGAAGCGCTGGCCCGCGTGGCGGAGGCCGATCCGGCCGCCGGCGGCCAGACCATGCAGGCGCTGGCCGAGTTGACCCGGCTGCGCCGCTTCTGCTGCCATCCCAAGCTGGTACAGCCCGACAGCGCGCTGCCGGCCAGCAAGCTGGCGGCCTTCGCCGAGATCTGCGAGGAGCTGCTGGACAACGGCCACAAGGCCCTGGTGTTCAGCCAGTTCGTCGACCACCTGGCGCTGGTGGCCGAGCACCTGAAGCAGCAAGGCGTCCGCTTCCATTATCTGGATGGATCGACGCCGGCCAAGCAGCGCAAGGCCAGCATGGACGCCTTCCAGGCCGGCGACGGCGACCTGTTCCTGATCAGCCTGAAGGCCGGCGGCACCGGCCTCAACCTCACCGCCGCCGACTACGTGATCCATCTCGACCCCTGGTGGAACCCGGCGGTGGAAGACCAGGCGTCCGACCGCGCCTACCGCATGGGCCAGCAGCGGCCGGTGACGGTGTACCGGCTGGTGGCGGCCGGCACCATCGAGGAAAAAATCGTCGAGCTGCACCGCGACAAGCGCGCGTTGGCCGACAGCCTGCTGGCCGGCGGCGACGCCAGCGCGCGGCTGGACGGCGAGGCGCTGCTCGCCTTGCTGCGCGGGGTGGGCGGTTAG
- a CDS encoding DEAD/DEAH box helicase translates to MSASPLTARFDALSEIQQAVLFALLMSLSGRNKTALLALLKSMGVRASATRQLDHAALAGPLDELLAQEWLGLSQAGLYRMRRLRHNEALLGLWRRGAFARWKDGVKAYLDGQRPSWGQTGTEHCPIEMWQALLEGDVASLIRWLPIWESHSRMKQHPPLAEMLLADAAGQQLLAALPATAQTALLLPVLISQGWEMQAAAPAYQYVIGRLEHDFKDQLALQDAAGLLAIWRGELDLLGEICPEGLVLVPAIALHLAQGQPEEALQSIESWLAQVRAQTRKRKLELPPNLNLLYALALVAKGDIAGNKTLAELIKHGIKHQYGEAYPLLLRLQWQSEGNAKVALEREPRLQGLDGLVCALLRYWLDDPAANTPQWEAALQMFAKQLRRDGYALAAEEIDALMEAQFGQPRAQSDWHSQRKLAPWFQLYQKQAAWQHALNALALLGKPAPQADKPAAESRLAWLLTLGRGGPTLEPREQKLSAKGLWSKGRAVALKRLREESDSFDYLLEQDREIIGHIRQNYDYYYGGSHYELDGEAALPALAGHPAVFWADAPDTRLDVAIGQVALQLKESASQIRLRLMPDKIRPDSALVWDKETPTRLLVYPVSDEARQIAAIVGKELCIPPQGKKQLIDAIGGIAPLLPIHSDLPELAAHIDSVPADSKLYAHLLPLNEGLRLQLLVRPLPGGGWQRPGQGMENVLGEQDGKPVQAVRDLKAEKKALKTVEAACPALRLADSDGREWQLDEPQAALEMLSQLHDIDPALLECVWPEGERMRIQGRREMGGMRFALQSHGGWFELSGEVALDDGTVLQLRQLLQLMRHSRGRFVKLGEGDWLALGESLRRRLEQLALLADGDGRQGVRFHALTAPLLAELQAEAGAFEADSGWQKQLRQLESLRDWHPAAPSTLQAELRDYQQEGYRWLSRLARWGVGACLADDMGLGKTVQTLALLLERAPDGPQLVAAPTSVAMNWLAEAARFAPTLNLRAFHQNRDLSGLGPFDVVVTSYGLLQQEADAFTAQHWRSVVLDEAQAIKNAQTKRSQAAMALNADFRLAVSGTPLENHLGELWNLFRFLNPCLLGSQEQFNQRFAAPIENGDDAARKALKALIQPFILRRNKTQVLDELPPRTEITHKVTLSRDEMHLYEALRQEAMDKLDALGDEDGKPLQVLAEITRLRRFCCHPSLAVKNSALPGSKLAACAEIIDELLENRHKALVFSQFVDHLTIVREYLDQQGIAYQYLDGATSAKERKNRVDAFQAGEGDIFLISLKAGGTGLNLTAADYVIHLDPWWNPAVEDQASDRAHRIGQQRPVTVYRLVAEHTIEEQIVALHAKKRDLADSLLEGGEVSAKLDADALLALLKGA, encoded by the coding sequence AAGCCTATCTGGATGGCCAGCGGCCCAGCTGGGGCCAGACCGGAACCGAACACTGCCCCATCGAAATGTGGCAGGCCCTGCTGGAAGGCGATGTCGCCAGCCTGATACGCTGGCTGCCGATCTGGGAATCCCACAGCCGGATGAAGCAGCATCCGCCGCTGGCGGAGATGCTGCTGGCCGACGCAGCCGGCCAACAGCTGTTGGCAGCCTTGCCGGCCACGGCCCAAACGGCGCTGCTGCTGCCGGTGCTGATCAGCCAGGGTTGGGAAATGCAAGCCGCCGCGCCGGCCTATCAATACGTCATCGGCAGGCTGGAGCATGACTTCAAGGACCAGCTGGCGCTGCAGGACGCGGCCGGACTGCTGGCCATCTGGCGCGGCGAGCTGGACCTGCTGGGCGAAATCTGTCCGGAAGGACTGGTCCTGGTGCCGGCCATCGCCCTGCATCTGGCACAGGGCCAACCCGAAGAAGCCCTGCAATCCATCGAATCCTGGCTGGCCCAGGTGCGCGCGCAAACGCGCAAGCGCAAGCTGGAACTGCCGCCCAACCTCAACCTGCTGTACGCGCTGGCCCTGGTGGCCAAAGGCGACATCGCCGGCAACAAGACCCTGGCCGAGCTGATCAAGCACGGCATCAAGCACCAATATGGCGAAGCCTATCCGCTGTTGCTGCGGCTGCAATGGCAAAGCGAGGGCAATGCCAAGGTGGCGCTGGAGCGGGAACCGCGCTTGCAAGGCCTGGATGGCCTGGTCTGCGCGCTGCTGCGCTACTGGCTGGATGATCCGGCAGCCAACACGCCGCAATGGGAAGCGGCGCTGCAGATGTTCGCCAAGCAGCTGCGCCGTGATGGCTACGCGCTGGCGGCCGAGGAAATCGACGCGCTGATGGAAGCGCAGTTCGGCCAGCCGCGCGCGCAGTCGGACTGGCATAGCCAGCGCAAGCTGGCGCCGTGGTTCCAGCTGTACCAGAAGCAGGCCGCCTGGCAACACGCGCTCAATGCCCTGGCCTTGCTGGGCAAGCCTGCTCCGCAGGCGGACAAGCCGGCGGCGGAGTCGCGCCTGGCCTGGTTGCTGACCCTGGGCCGCGGCGGCCCGACGCTGGAGCCGCGCGAGCAGAAGCTGTCCGCCAAGGGCCTGTGGAGCAAGGGCCGCGCCGTGGCACTCAAGCGCCTGCGCGAGGAAAGCGACAGCTTCGACTACCTGCTGGAGCAGGACCGGGAAATCATCGGCCATATCCGGCAAAACTATGATTACTACTACGGCGGCAGCCACTACGAACTGGATGGCGAGGCCGCGCTGCCGGCGCTGGCGGGCCACCCGGCGGTATTCTGGGCCGATGCGCCGGACACCCGGCTCGATGTGGCCATCGGCCAAGTCGCCTTGCAGCTGAAAGAATCGGCAAGCCAGATCCGGCTGCGGCTGATGCCGGACAAGATCCGCCCGGATAGCGCCCTGGTCTGGGACAAGGAAACACCCACCCGGCTCTTGGTCTATCCCGTCAGCGACGAGGCGCGCCAGATCGCCGCCATCGTCGGCAAAGAGTTATGCATTCCGCCGCAAGGCAAGAAACAGCTGATCGACGCCATCGGCGGCATCGCCCCCTTGCTGCCCATCCACTCCGACCTGCCGGAGCTGGCCGCCCACATCGACAGCGTGCCCGCCGACAGCAAGCTGTACGCCCACCTGCTGCCGTTGAACGAAGGCCTGCGCCTGCAATTGCTGGTGCGGCCGCTGCCTGGCGGCGGCTGGCAGCGGCCGGGCCAGGGCATGGAAAACGTGCTGGGCGAACAGGACGGCAAACCGGTGCAGGCGGTGCGCGATCTCAAGGCGGAGAAAAAAGCGCTGAAAACCGTGGAGGCCGCCTGCCCAGCGCTGCGCCTGGCCGACAGCGACGGCCGCGAATGGCAGCTGGACGAACCGCAGGCGGCGCTGGAAATGCTCAGCCAACTGCACGACATCGACCCTGCCTTGCTGGAGTGCGTCTGGCCGGAAGGCGAGCGCATGCGCATCCAGGGCCGGCGCGAAATGGGCGGCATGCGCTTCGCCTTGCAGTCGCACGGCGGCTGGTTCGAACTCTCGGGCGAGGTGGCGCTGGACGACGGCACCGTGCTGCAGCTGCGTCAATTGCTGCAGCTGATGCGCCACAGCCGCGGCCGCTTCGTCAAACTGGGCGAGGGCGACTGGCTGGCCTTGGGCGAAAGCCTGCGCCGCCGCCTGGAACAGCTGGCGCTGCTGGCCGATGGCGACGGCAGGCAGGGCGTGCGCTTCCATGCGCTGACGGCGCCGCTCCTGGCCGAGCTGCAGGCGGAAGCCGGCGCCTTCGAGGCCGACAGCGGCTGGCAAAAACAGCTGCGGCAACTCGAATCCCTGCGCGACTGGCATCCCGCCGCGCCCTCCACCCTGCAAGCCGAGCTGCGCGACTACCAGCAGGAAGGCTACCGCTGGCTGTCCCGGCTGGCGCGCTGGGGCGTCGGCGCCTGCCTGGCCGACGACATGGGCCTGGGCAAGACGGTGCAAACCCTGGCGCTGCTCTTGGAACGCGCGCCGGACGGCCCGCAGCTGGTGGCGGCGCCCACCTCGGTGGCGATGAACTGGCTGGCGGAAGCCGCCCGCTTCGCCCCCACGCTGAACCTGCGCGCCTTCCACCAGAACCGCGACCTGTCCGGGCTGGGACCCTTCGATGTGGTGGTGACCAGCTACGGCCTGCTGCAGCAGGAAGCCGACGCCTTCACCGCCCAGCATTGGCGCAGCGTGGTGCTGGACGAGGCGCAGGCCATCAAGAACGCGCAGACCAAGCGTTCCCAGGCCGCCATGGCGCTGAACGCTGACTTCCGCCTGGCCGTCAGCGGCACGCCGCTGGAAAACCACCTGGGCGAGCTGTGGAACCTGTTCCGTTTCCTCAACCCCTGCCTCTTGGGCAGCCAGGAACAGTTCAACCAGCGCTTCGCCGCGCCGATCGAAAACGGCGATGACGCCGCGCGCAAGGCGCTCAAGGCGCTGATCCAGCCCTTCATCCTGCGCCGCAACAAGACCCAGGTGCTGGACGAGCTGCCGCCGCGCACCGAAATCACCCACAAGGTCACGCTCAGCCGCGACGAGATGCACCTGTACGAAGCCCTGCGCCAGGAGGCGATGGACAAGCTGGACGCGCTGGGCGACGAGGACGGCAAACCGCTGCAGGTGCTGGCGGAAATCACCCGCCTGCGCCGCTTCTGCTGCCACCCCTCGCTGGCCGTCAAAAACAGCGCGCTGCCTGGCAGCAAGCTGGCCGCCTGCGCGGAAATCATCGACGAGCTGCTGGAAAACCGCCACAAGGCGCTGGTTTTCAGCCAATTCGTCGATCATTTGACCATCGTGCGCGAATATCTGGATCAACAAGGCATCGCCTACCAGTACCTGGACGGCGCCACCAGCGCCAAGGAGCGCAAGAACCGCGTGGACGCCTTCCAGGCCGGCGAGGGCGATATCTTCCTGATCAGCCTGAAAGCCGGCGGCACCGGCCTCAACCTCACCGCCGCCGACTACGTGATCCACCTGGACCCGTGGTGGAACCCGGCGGTGGAAGACCAGGCCTCGGACCGCGCGCACCGCATCGGCCAGCAAAGGCCGGTGACGGTGTACCGGCTGGTGGCCGAGCACACCATAGAAGAACAGATCGTCGCCCTGCACGCCAAGAAGCGCGACCTGGCCGACAGCCTGCTGGAAGGCGGCGAAGTCAGCGCCAAGCTGGACGCCGACGCGCTGCTGGCCTTGCTGAAAGGCGCGTGA